The proteins below are encoded in one region of Ricinus communis isolate WT05 ecotype wild-type chromosome 6, ASM1957865v1, whole genome shotgun sequence:
- the LOC8263261 gene encoding uncharacterized protein LOC8263261, whose amino-acid sequence MFKFKVAKHSGRHRKSNREMSEILTSRSLRAPSLLLFFVTISLQFLLGISGDSKNGTKADAHTSGSNTAPKIVIILLVIVAVGLLSFFLFKFWQKKKREEQYARLLKLFEEDDELEVELGLRD is encoded by the exons ATGTTTAAATTCAAAGTTGCAAAACACAGCGGTCGCCACAGAAAATCGAACAGAGAAATGAGTGAAATTTTAACAAGCAGATCCTTGCGTGCGCCTTCGCTGTTGTTATTCTTTGTAACTATCTCTCTACAATTCCTTTTAG GCATTTCTGGTGATTCGAAAAATGGCACAAAGGCTGATGCCCATACTTCTGGTAGCAATACTGCACCTAAGATAGTCATCATATTACTCGTGATTGTGGCAGTAGGGTTgctttcatttttccttttcaaattttggcaaaagaagaagagagaagagCAATATGCTCGTCTTTTGAAGTTGTTTGAAGAGGATGATGAGCTTGAGGTCGAACTTGGCCTTCGAGATTGA
- the LOC8263262 gene encoding KH domain-containing protein At1g09660/At1g09670 isoform X2, with translation MMGERITPGSFFQYPPSGAHQASPHRPSSLSSDRERYLAELLAERQKLVPFIQVLPLCSRLLNQEIRRVSGFTQGFVDHERYEHESPYRSLGQQTNGRPMDLEAWPRMPTEENGHLQRMASFQAASMGWPGVPGIPTTPVIKKVIRLDVPVDDYPSYNFVGRILGPRGNSLKRVEAMTECRVYIRGKGSVKDSVKEEKLKDKPGYEHLNEPLHVLVEAEFPEDIVDARVEHAVTILQSLLKPVDESLDHYKKQQLRELAMLNGTLREESPSMSPSMSPSMSPFNTAGMKRAKTVR, from the exons ATGATGGGCGAGAGAATCACTCCTGGGAGTTTCTTCCAGTACCCGCCATCTGGGGCCCACCAAGCTTCTCCTCATAGGCCCAGCTCTCTTTCTTCAGATCGCGAAAG GTACTTGGCTGAATTATTGGCAGAGAGGCAGAAGTTGGTGCCATTTATCCAAGTTCTACCACTTTGTAGCAGGCTTCTTAATCAAG AAATTAGAAGAGTGTCAGGTTTTACTCAGGGTTTTGTAGATCATGAAAGATATGAGCATGAGAGTCCTTATAGGTCATTAGGTCAGCAGACAAATGGAAGACCAATGGATTTGGAAGCATGGCCTCGGATGCCAACAGAG GAAAATGGACATCTTCAAAGAATGGCCTCATTTCAGGCAGCTTCCATGGGGTGGCCTGGGGTCCCGGGGATCCCGACTACGCCTGTCATAAAGAAAGTAATTAGGCTTGATGTTCCTGTTGATGATTATCCCAGT TATAATTTTGTTGGCCGAATACTGGGACCGCGTGGAAACTCCTTGAAAAGAGTTGAAGCCATGACAGAATGCAGGGTGTATATAAGAGGCAAGGGGTCTGTAAAGGATTCTGTAAAG GAAGAGAAACTAAAAGATAAACCTGGCTATGAGCACCTCAATGAGCCACTGCATGTGCTAGTGGAGGCTGAATTTCCAGAGGATATTGTTGATGCCCGCGTGGAACATGCTGTAACAATACTACAAAGCCTCTTGAAGCCTGTG GATGAATCTTTGGATCACTACAAAAAGCAGCAACTAAGGGAATTGGCAATGCTAAATGGTACACTAAGAGAGGAAAGCCCTAGCATGAGCCCAAGCATGAGCCCTAGCATGTCACCCTTCAACACGGCAGGAATGAAGCGAGCCAAGACAGTAAGATAG
- the LOC8263262 gene encoding KH domain-containing protein At1g09660/At1g09670 isoform X1, translating into MMGERITPGSFFQYPPSGAHQASPHRPSSLSSDRERYLAELLAERQKLVPFIQVLPLCSRLLNQEIRRVSGFTQGFVDHERYEHESPYRSLGQQTNGRPMDLEAWPRMPTEENGHLQRMASFQAASMGWPGVPGIPTTPVIKKVIRLDVPVDDYPSYNFVGRILGPRGNSLKRVEAMTECRVYIRGKGSVKDSVKVLPQIGLPQHYLMEEKLKDKPGYEHLNEPLHVLVEAEFPEDIVDARVEHAVTILQSLLKPVDESLDHYKKQQLRELAMLNGTLREESPSMSPSMSPSMSPFNTAGMKRAKTVR; encoded by the exons ATGATGGGCGAGAGAATCACTCCTGGGAGTTTCTTCCAGTACCCGCCATCTGGGGCCCACCAAGCTTCTCCTCATAGGCCCAGCTCTCTTTCTTCAGATCGCGAAAG GTACTTGGCTGAATTATTGGCAGAGAGGCAGAAGTTGGTGCCATTTATCCAAGTTCTACCACTTTGTAGCAGGCTTCTTAATCAAG AAATTAGAAGAGTGTCAGGTTTTACTCAGGGTTTTGTAGATCATGAAAGATATGAGCATGAGAGTCCTTATAGGTCATTAGGTCAGCAGACAAATGGAAGACCAATGGATTTGGAAGCATGGCCTCGGATGCCAACAGAG GAAAATGGACATCTTCAAAGAATGGCCTCATTTCAGGCAGCTTCCATGGGGTGGCCTGGGGTCCCGGGGATCCCGACTACGCCTGTCATAAAGAAAGTAATTAGGCTTGATGTTCCTGTTGATGATTATCCCAGT TATAATTTTGTTGGCCGAATACTGGGACCGCGTGGAAACTCCTTGAAAAGAGTTGAAGCCATGACAGAATGCAGGGTGTATATAAGAGGCAAGGGGTCTGTAAAGGATTCTGTAAAG GTGTTGCCACAAATAGGTCTTCCTCAACATTATTTAATG GAAGAGAAACTAAAAGATAAACCTGGCTATGAGCACCTCAATGAGCCACTGCATGTGCTAGTGGAGGCTGAATTTCCAGAGGATATTGTTGATGCCCGCGTGGAACATGCTGTAACAATACTACAAAGCCTCTTGAAGCCTGTG GATGAATCTTTGGATCACTACAAAAAGCAGCAACTAAGGGAATTGGCAATGCTAAATGGTACACTAAGAGAGGAAAGCCCTAGCATGAGCCCAAGCATGAGCCCTAGCATGTCACCCTTCAACACGGCAGGAATGAAGCGAGCCAAGACAGTAAGATAG